CTTTGACCAATCCGGAAAAAACAACGTATAATCGCGCGTTTAGCTGCACAGGCACATCGTTGCCGCTCATGTGTGGCAAACAAGGCATTTCTGCGATTCAGTATGAGTCAGCCGACCCAGCCAGCGGCGTCCGCCGTGGCCTTCGACCTGCGTGAAACCGATCTCTTCGTCTTCTGCCGCAAAGGTGGCAGCGTGGCGGGAGAGGTGCCGGTGCGCGATTTGCCGCGCATCTTAGCCGAGACGGCTGCCGATGCGCCAGCGACCGCGCGGGACGAGGCATTTGCCTACACCCTCGCCGGGTTTGCGCGGGAGGAGGCGGCCGAGCCCGGCGCGCCGGCGTCGCAGCGGCTGTTCGTCGAGGTGACGGTCAACGGCCGTGTCTGGCTGGATTGCCAGCGATGCCTGGGCGTGTACGCCGAGCCGATCGCCACGAAGATGTGCTTCGAGGTGGTGGCCAGCGAGGCGGCCGCCGACGAGGCGCCGATGGACGACGACGAACTCGACGTGATCGTGGGGTCGAAGAAGTTCTCGGCGCTGGAACTGATAGAGGATGAAGTGCTGTTGGCGTTGCCGACGGCACCCAAGCATGTGGTCTGCCCCACGGTACACGAGTCGCTCGTGACCGGGGCGGACGGCGAGGTGGAGCCCGAGGCTGCACCCGAGGAAGAAAAGCGGCCATCGCCCTTCGCGGCGCTGGCC
This sequence is a window from Cupriavidus pauculus. Protein-coding genes within it:
- a CDS encoding YceD family protein, with amino-acid sequence MSQPTQPAASAVAFDLRETDLFVFCRKGGSVAGEVPVRDLPRILAETAADAPATARDEAFAYTLAGFAREEAAEPGAPASQRLFVEVTVNGRVWLDCQRCLGVYAEPIATKMCFEVVASEAAADEAPMDDDELDVIVGSKKFSALELIEDEVLLALPTAPKHVVCPTVHESLVTGADGEVEPEAAPEEEKRPSPFAALAGLKTRH